The proteins below are encoded in one region of Oncorhynchus tshawytscha isolate Ot180627B linkage group LG04, Otsh_v2.0, whole genome shotgun sequence:
- the LOC112249039 gene encoding G1/S-specific cyclin-D1, whose protein sequence is MEHQLLCCEVETIRRAYQDANLLNDRVLQTMLKAEENYLPSPNYFKCVQKEIIPKMRKIVATWMLEVCEEQKCEEEVFPLAMNYLDRFLSVEPTNKTRLQLLGATCMFLASKMKETVPLTAEKLCIYTDNYIRPSDLLQMELLTLNKLKWDLASVTPHDFIDHFLSKLPIQQHTKQILRKHAQTFVALCATDVKFIANPPSMIAAGSVAAAVQGLYLKSKDGALSSQNLTNFLSQVIRSDPDCLKSCQEQIESLLESSLRQAQQHSVSAETKRVEEDVDLSCTPTDVRDINI, encoded by the exons ATGGAGCACCAGCTGCTGTGCTGTGAAGTGGAAACCATCAGAAGAGCTTACCAAGACGCCAACTTACTAAATGACCGAGTTCTACAGACAATGCTCAAAGCAGAGGAAAATTATCTCCCGTCTCCGAATTACTTCAAGTGTGTCCAGAAAGAAATAATACCTAAAATGAGGAAAATTGTGGCTACATGGATGTTAGAG GTCTGCGAGGAACAGAAATGCGAGGAGGAGGTTTTTCCCCTGGCTATGAACTACTTGGATAGATTTTTGTCTGTGGAGCCCACAAATAAAACCAGATTACAACTCCTGGGAGCTACTTGTATGTTTTTGGCCTCAAAGATGAAGGAAACGGTCCCTTTAACTGCAGAGAAGTTGTGCATTTACACCGACAACTACATCCGGCCCAGCGATCTATTG CAAATGGAACTACTGACTCTAAACAAGTTGAAATGGGATCTAGCATCAGTAACACCTCACGATTTCATAGACCATTTCCTCTCCAAGCTACCAATCCAGCAGCACACGAAGCAGATTCTGCGCAAGCATGCCCAGACATTCGTGGCTCTCTGTGCAACAG ATGTCAAATTCATCGCCAACCCTCCCTCCATGATCGCAGCGGGCAGTGTGGCAGCAGCGGTCCAGGGGCTGTACCTAAAGAGCAAAGATGGTGCACTGTCATCCCAGAACCTAACCAACTTTCTGTCCCAAGTCATCAGGAGTGACCCG gaCTGCCTGAAGTCGTGTCAGGAACAGATTGAGTCTCTGCTTGAGTCTAGTCTGAGACAGGCACAGCAACATAGTGTCTCCGCAGAAACAAAAAgggtagaggaggatgtggaCCTGTCCTGCACCCCTACAGATGTGAGGGACATTAACATTTGA
- the fgf19 gene encoding fibroblast growth factor 19 has product MTLAVTAVCMVSVFFAVGVVCLPLSDSGPHIANGWGQTVRLRHLYAAKHGLHLLINENGKVHGSPEQSSYSLVEIRPVDTGCVAIKGVAASQYLCMEGNGRLYASKTYMKDDCSFKENILPDGYNIYVSDKHGTLVSLGGSRQRLQGRDRGIPALSQFLPRVSTLPLDITTDLGLSTHPEQGPQSGLDIDTMDAFGKLSQISIQSPSFNKR; this is encoded by the exons ATGACACTTGCAGTTACTGCAGTATGCATGGTCAGCGTGTTTTTTGCTGTTGGAGTTGTTTGTCTGCCACTGTCAGACTCGGGGCCTCATATAGCCAACGGATGGGGACAGACGGTCCGGCTCAGACATCTGTATGCGGCCAAACACGGATTGCATTTGCTAATCAACGAGAATGGCAAGGTGCACGGATCTCCTGAGCAGAGCTCTTACA GTTTGGTGGAAATCCGACCTGTAGACACGGGCTGTGTCGCAATCAAAGGAGTAGCAGCCTCACAGTATCTCTGCATGGAAGGGAATGGAAGACTGTACGCATCG AAAACCTATATGAAAGATGACTGCTCCTTCAAGGAAAACATCCTCCCGGACGGCTACAATATTTATGTCTCTGACAAGCATGGGACCCTGGTGAGCCTGGGTGGCAGCAGGCAGAGGCTCCAGGGGCGAGACAGAGGCATTCCTGCACTGTCCCAGTTTCTACCAAGGGTGAGCACCCTGCCCCTGGATATAACAACAGATTTGGGGTTGTCAACCCACCCCGAGCAAGGCCCTCAGTCAGGCCTGGACATAGACACTATGGATGCCTTTGGGAAACTttcccagatctcaatccaaagCCCCAGTTTCAATAAGAGATGA